A genomic window from Halodesulfurarchaeum sp. HSR-GB includes:
- a CDS encoding TFIIB-type zinc ribbon-containing protein: MPCSECGHLLLVNHDAEKLVCPNCLGLEIEDRDIVEEKAERDRDLLQDENLVQLLEDYSKDHLLLYLIERLNKVSYDFYENRRLNMKEFAYINYLINIVYPVDKNEFGNQHLERGEEPDDDIDTLLSTQAKLVMALNHVEDRFRLCLEYSVPMRDGKFLFADYDLRDTEYRYCFQRCLRSLIGGREEDVELFDKTHQEIRDFDRPSSDEIDTLEDFGDTFYGFILSMLFVASADSIVGDIYGTSLPDHVSVFDLTELFDRLDGQFITEEGDVALQDSTLAWTNEDGLTQAGEATFGDDWEEVRDYIVVGKDNLDAHPFLFELSITDVYYQQPGRPPMTRKLTRFVYPRWYAKLLRFQIFPLLQNGEKPSSHEILNTVSTRRGEAFEENLYEYLSGQGFECYHSAEIPGENSSEIDLLVVNDAEGELWFIECKYLMPELLMRTAEGVEALNGKFDHKVFNIEADGYEGSPTGLPFPEKVDTWLALDPGDRFTAQDEQGEKTEHEFQDDWQDLTVRKLVVSNLVPSYVEKNGVEFRTDMELLEMIEDEDRVFTVKH; the protein is encoded by the coding sequence ATGCCATGTTCTGAATGCGGCCATCTTCTTCTCGTTAACCATGACGCCGAGAAACTGGTGTGCCCGAACTGTCTCGGTCTCGAGATCGAGGACCGGGACATCGTCGAAGAAAAGGCCGAACGCGACCGAGATCTACTGCAGGATGAGAACCTAGTCCAACTCCTCGAAGATTACAGTAAAGACCACCTGCTTCTCTATCTGATTGAACGGCTCAACAAGGTCTCGTACGACTTCTATGAGAACCGCCGACTGAACATGAAGGAGTTCGCGTACATCAACTACCTGATCAATATCGTCTATCCGGTAGACAAAAACGAGTTCGGGAACCAACATCTGGAGCGAGGCGAAGAGCCTGATGACGATATCGATACCCTCCTCTCTACGCAGGCAAAACTCGTCATGGCGCTCAACCACGTCGAAGACCGATTCAGACTCTGCCTCGAATATTCGGTCCCGATGAGGGACGGGAAGTTCCTGTTTGCCGACTACGATCTCCGTGACACAGAATACCGGTACTGCTTCCAGAGATGCCTAAGAAGCCTAATCGGTGGCAGGGAGGAAGATGTCGAACTCTTCGACAAAACGCACCAGGAGATTCGTGACTTTGACCGGCCGTCGAGCGATGAAATAGACACGTTGGAAGACTTCGGCGACACCTTCTATGGATTCATCCTCTCAATGCTCTTTGTCGCGTCGGCAGACAGTATCGTCGGGGATATCTACGGTACGTCGCTTCCCGACCACGTATCGGTTTTTGACCTCACAGAGCTTTTCGACCGGCTCGACGGGCAGTTTATCACCGAGGAGGGTGATGTCGCGCTGCAGGACAGCACGCTCGCGTGGACGAATGAGGACGGACTCACACAGGCCGGAGAGGCCACCTTCGGCGACGACTGGGAGGAGGTCCGGGACTATATTGTCGTCGGTAAGGACAACCTCGATGCTCACCCCTTCCTTTTCGAGCTCTCAATCACGGATGTCTATTACCAGCAACCAGGGCGTCCACCGATGACGCGGAAACTCACCCGGTTCGTCTATCCACGGTGGTACGCCAAGTTGCTGCGGTTCCAGATCTTCCCGCTGCTCCAGAATGGCGAGAAGCCCAGCAGCCATGAGATCCTGAACACGGTCTCCACTCGACGGGGGGAAGCGTTTGAGGAGAACCTGTACGAGTACCTATCCGGACAGGGCTTCGAGTGCTACCACAGCGCGGAGATACCTGGGGAGAACTCGTCTGAGATCGACCTGCTCGTCGTGAACGACGCGGAAGGCGAACTCTGGTTCATCGAATGCAAATATCTGATGCCAGAGCTATTGATGAGGACTGCTGAGGGCGTAGAGGCCCTAAATGGCAAGTTCGACCACAAGGTCTTCAACATCGAGGCAGACGGGTATGAGGGATCGCCGACCGGATTACCCTTCCCCGAAAAGGTAGATACCTGGCTCGCCCTGGATCCGGGTGACCGGTTTACTGCGCAAGACGAGCAGGGCGAGAAGACCGAACACGAGTTTCAGGACGACTGGCAGGATCTGACAGTGCGGAAACTCGTGGTGTCGAACCTCGTTCCGTCCTACGTCGAGAAGAATGGGGTGGAGTTCAGGACAGATATGGAGCTGCTAGAGATGATCGAAGACGAGGACCGCGTGTTCACGGTAAAGCACTAG
- a CDS encoding DUF6610 family protein: MYGGTYPSTIERAQKADYIGFLHRHPYATDAYELGYAVGHREDYEYLTRDYPNVDLPTIILDNDFRDPDIGRYLDQFDTYDPSVAILGDAYTPAEAEGFNAVVEQLRDEFSHKEYVVVPKCGRAFDILDRDTVLGYPMGYSDVEADDYSEREDWRGRKVHLLGASPPKQYAVMQELTQPNLRDDPPANIVGVDWNGPHKMAYLGEYWSRDGWQPADHLSIRNTVRKSLEEIKQYWQDRGVWPETEPIDLYGPAVEEPNELIYMDQGGDPIGTREDLEAAYVERYEEYGRIAFLSEHAKKRWEYYEGLTLAD, encoded by the coding sequence ATTTACGGCGGAACATATCCCTCGACGATTGAGCGGGCGCAGAAGGCCGATTATATCGGATTCCTCCACCGACACCCGTATGCGACTGACGCCTACGAACTCGGGTACGCGGTCGGGCACCGCGAGGACTACGAATACCTTACCCGGGACTATCCGAATGTCGATCTACCGACCATCATCCTCGACAACGACTTCCGCGACCCTGACATCGGCCGGTACCTTGACCAGTTCGACACATACGATCCGTCCGTCGCCATACTCGGTGACGCGTACACTCCAGCTGAAGCAGAGGGGTTCAACGCGGTTGTCGAGCAGCTTCGCGACGAGTTCTCGCACAAGGAGTACGTTGTGGTCCCGAAGTGCGGGCGGGCGTTCGACATCCTCGATCGAGACACGGTTCTGGGCTACCCGATGGGCTACAGCGACGTAGAGGCCGACGATTATTCCGAACGCGAGGACTGGCGCGGTCGCAAGGTCCACCTGCTCGGTGCATCCCCTCCGAAACAGTACGCGGTGATGCAGGAGCTGACACAGCCAAACCTGCGGGACGACCCGCCGGCGAACATCGTCGGTGTGGACTGGAATGGGCCGCACAAGATGGCGTACCTCGGCGAGTACTGGAGCCGTGACGGCTGGCAACCCGCCGATCACCTGTCCATCCGTAATACCGTCCGAAAAAGCCTGGAGGAGATCAAGCAGTACTGGCAGGACCGGGGCGTGTGGCCGGAGACGGAGCCGATCGACCTGTACGGACCGGCAGTTGAAGAACCGAATGAACTGATCTACATGGACCAAGGCGGCGACCCGATCGGGACGCGGGAAGACCTGGAGGCCGCGTACGTCGAACGGTATGAGGAGTACGGCAGGATAGCGTTCTTGTCGGAGCACGCGAAGAAGCGCTGGGAGTACTACGAGGGGTTGACGCTGGCGGACTGA